The Geoalkalibacter subterraneus genome contains the following window.
TCACCGGGTTGTGGGGCATGTGGCAGGCGCTGCAATCCTGGGCGGTGATGGATTTGTCGTGGGTCGGGTGGCAATTGGTGCAGGATGGCGCATCGCTGGAGTGCCTTGAGTGGCAGGTTGTGCATGCCACATTGACATGGCTCCCACCGACGGAGGCGGGTCCCTGCCCTGCGGCGATATCCTCGTGGCAGCTCAGGCAGACGTCTCTGGCTCCTCTAAGGCTTGAGAATTGGAAAGCTGTTGGCTGATGCGGCGGGTGACAGCCGGCGCAATCAGAGAGGGCGTAGTGAGCGGAATCCTGCGGGGCGTGGCATTCGGCGCAGCCCAGAGCATCACCATGAGTCAGATGGCAGGTGTTGCAGTCGAGTTCGGAGTGGGCGTCGCGAGCTTTTTTCGCAGTTGCCGCGACATCCGGATGGCAGGTCGAACAGGCCTTGCGGGCATCGGTCAGGGCGGAGAATTCGAGATCGAGCGGGGCATGGGGCGAATGACAGCCGGTGCACTGGGGCAGCGCATAGTGGTTCTCACCTGCGGGATCATGGCACGCACTGCAGGGTGCGATTTCGGTTTCGGCCCCTTTCTGGGGATGAACCCAGTGACAGTTGTCACAGCTGATGAATTCGCCGTGAGCGCCGCCCTTCTGGGCAACCTCTCTGGTCTCGTCCGCATGGCATTTGGCGCAGTCCTCGAACATGCGCCCGGATGCGCTCTGTTGCGCCGCCCCGGTTGAGAAGCAAAGAAGCAATCCGACAGAAACCGTAACTAAGACCCAGCCCCAATTTTTCATTTGACCTCCTCGAGGCCGCAGTGGCAGTCTGCGACCCATCCCGAAAAACATCTCATCACCTCCATGCTCCGATAAGAGCTGACCCCATGCGGGCGGAGGCGCAAAAATTCTCAACTTTCAGTTCAACACAGCGGCTTTGCAAGCCTTGAAACTCGGCCGGCTTGCCGACACGATAGCGTTTACATACCACGGAAAGTCGGTGTAATGAAAGTCTTTTGGTTCTTTCAGCGATGCTATGCATGCCCCCGCAGGGTGCTGCAGGAAATGTAAACGATTGGTACTTCAGCTTATCGGCTGCAGGGCCGGATGTCCAGTGCCGTGCCGGTCTCGGCGGTTTTTTGGAGCAAAAAGGTGCAGATTCTTCTTGTTGTCCCCAGCCAGGACCCGGCGACCGGCAACTGGGTCACCGCCCACCGGTTCAGGGATGGACTTGAGTCCCGCGGCCACAAGGTTTCTTTCGTGGAGGTTGCCCTCGACAGTGCAGATTTCGGCAGTCTGAGGAAGGCGGCGCGTCAAGCCGACGCCGCACTTCTGCTGCATGCCTATCGATCCGGGCGCCCCTGGCTTGAAGCCGGCCTTGCCGAAACTCTCCCCTTTGGCGTGCTGATGACCGGAACCGACATCAATTTCGGCATGGATGATTCGGCCCAGGCCGCAGTTATCGACCAGGTCCTGCAGCGGGCCGCGGCGATATTCATTCAGAGCCGTCAGGCTGTTGGCGCCCTGGAGAAGAGAGCTCCCCGTCTGATTGGGCGCCTGCGTTACCTTGCACCAGGGGTCAGTCTCGGGCACAGCACCTATGACCTTCGGCAAAAGCAGGGGGTTGGGGCGGACGAAGTGGTTTTTCTATGCCCGGCGGGGATTCGTCCGGTCAAAGGAGTGCTTGGGCTGCTGGGGCTTTTTGATCGGGTGGCAAGCTGCCGCAGAGGATTCCGGGTGCTGTTCTGCGGGCCGGTGCTGGCGCGCGGCTACGCTCGGCGGTTTGAAGCGGCCCTGGCGCATCGCCCGTGGGCCCGATATCTGGGAGTGATCCCTCCCGAGGCGATGGCGGCCGCGATGCGGGGTGCGGATGTCGTTTTGAACAACTCGCGCGCTGAAGGGTTGTCCAATGCGCTGATGGAAGCGGCGGCGCTCGGGGTCCCCATTCTGGCCCGCGACATCGAAGGAAACGCCGATGTCGTCGTCCCCGGCTGCAACGGCTTGCTTTATGGCGATGTGAAGAGTTTCTGTCACCATTCTCTCGAATTGATCGATTCTCCCGAGCTGCGTCGTCGTCTCTCTCGTCCTTCCTCCGTCCCATTGACGGAGCGCAGTGCCGAAATCGACGGCCTGGAGGCCTTCTTTAGGAGCCTCTGAACCCGCGTTTTCCTGCTGATCCACTCCTGCTTTCCCCTTCGATTTGACTCAAGCGGCCGGTCCATGTTTACAATGACCTTTTATTTGATCTTTCAAACCATTGCGCTCTCGCCGGGGAAGGGCGAGAAGCGCAATGATTCCGGTAACCTTCAGCAAGAGGAGAATCATGGACACCGCAGGCCGAACCGAACAGCGCGGTCCTACCGGCGATCTCTGGTCGCAATGGGCCCGGCTCGACTGGAAAGCGGAATTGAAAAACAATGTCACCACCCCCGCACTGCTTGAAAAGTATTTTCCACTGAGCGCGCGCGAAAAAGCCGACCTCGAACAGGTTGTCGCCGTGCACCCCATGAACATTCCACGTTACTATCTCAGCCTGATCAGGCCGGATGACCCCAACGACCCCATACGCAAGATGTGCGTGCCCGGCTCCGAGGAGCTGATCGTGGTTGGCGCCATGGGGGATACCACAAAGGATCCCTATGGTGATGACAAGCACGACAAGGGCAACGGCATCCTGCACAAATACAGCTATACCGCCCTGGTGGTGGCGACGGAATATTGCGCCATGTACTGCCGCCACTGCTTCCGCAAGCGTATGGTGGGGCTGTCTAACGATCAGACCGTCAGAAATTTTCAGGAGGCCTCAAAATATATCGCCGACCATCCGGAAATCTCCAACGTGGTGATCTCCGGCGGCGACCCGTTTCTGTTGCCCACCGACGTCATTAAAGCGATGCTGGAGTCGCTCAAGGATATTCCGCACCTTAATTACGTCCGGCTGGGATCGCGGGCGCCGGTGGTCTATCCCATGCGGTTTTTCGAGCCGGAGCTGCTCGATGTGCTGCGCCGTTTCAACCGGGAAAAGACTCTTTTTGTACCGACCCATTTCAATCATCCGCGCGAAATCACCCCAGAAGCGACCCAGGCGGTCCTCAACCTGCGCGAGGCCGGCCTCAACGTCCACAATCAGGCCGTTTTTCTGCGCGGCGTCAATGACGACCCCGAAACCCTCACTGAACTCATGAATGACCTGGTGCGCATCGGTATCAATCCATACTATCTGTACCAGTGCATGCCGGTGGCGCGGGTGCGGCACCATTTCCAGGTGCCCCTGAAAGAGGGGGTCGATATCGTTGATCGGGCGCGGCAGCAGATGGACGGTCACGCCAAGCGTTTCAAGTTCATCATCGGACATGACATCGGCAAACTCGAAATCTGCGGTCGTGTCGACGATAAGTTGATCCTGAAGCAGATTCATGCCCGTTCGGAGCACCCCGAGGAGGCTTCCCGCATGCTGATCCGGCAGTTGACCGATAACGGCGGCTGGCTGGACGATCTGCCCGAGGTTGAGCTGGCCTGATCGTATTTTCAGCACAAAAAAACGCCCCCGGTTTCATAACGCGGGGGCGTTTTTTTGTGCATGATAGCTGGAGGTTTCAG
Protein-coding sequences here:
- a CDS encoding KamA family radical SAM protein — encoded protein: MDTAGRTEQRGPTGDLWSQWARLDWKAELKNNVTTPALLEKYFPLSAREKADLEQVVAVHPMNIPRYYLSLIRPDDPNDPIRKMCVPGSEELIVVGAMGDTTKDPYGDDKHDKGNGILHKYSYTALVVATEYCAMYCRHCFRKRMVGLSNDQTVRNFQEASKYIADHPEISNVVISGGDPFLLPTDVIKAMLESLKDIPHLNYVRLGSRAPVVYPMRFFEPELLDVLRRFNREKTLFVPTHFNHPREITPEATQAVLNLREAGLNVHNQAVFLRGVNDDPETLTELMNDLVRIGINPYYLYQCMPVARVRHHFQVPLKEGVDIVDRARQQMDGHAKRFKFIIGHDIGKLEICGRVDDKLILKQIHARSEHPEEASRMLIRQLTDNGGWLDDLPEVELA
- a CDS encoding glycosyltransferase, which encodes MQILLVVPSQDPATGNWVTAHRFRDGLESRGHKVSFVEVALDSADFGSLRKAARQADAALLLHAYRSGRPWLEAGLAETLPFGVLMTGTDINFGMDDSAQAAVIDQVLQRAAAIFIQSRQAVGALEKRAPRLIGRLRYLAPGVSLGHSTYDLRQKQGVGADEVVFLCPAGIRPVKGVLGLLGLFDRVASCRRGFRVLFCGPVLARGYARRFEAALAHRPWARYLGVIPPEAMAAAMRGADVVLNNSRAEGLSNALMEAAALGVPILARDIEGNADVVVPGCNGLLYGDVKSFCHHSLELIDSPELRRRLSRPSSVPLTERSAEIDGLEAFFRSL